In Halomarina salina, one DNA window encodes the following:
- a CDS encoding ribbon-helix-helix domain-containing protein — MSGATTENDGDDEIVTVNFKVTQAFLDDIDSTWQGRGFNSRSEFIRYTLRDATEFPTFDRDELIALLQAEEDVREERTMSAAEAREQFGSDTNE; from the coding sequence ATGTCTGGAGCGACCACGGAGAACGACGGCGACGACGAAATCGTGACTGTGAACTTCAAAGTCACCCAGGCGTTCCTCGACGATATCGACAGTACATGGCAGGGCCGAGGATTCAACAGCCGAAGTGAGTTCATCCGATACACCTTGCGGGATGCGACTGAGTTTCCGACGTTCGACCGTGATGAGCTCATCGCGCTTCTCCAAGCAGAAGAGGACGTTCGCGAGGAGCGAACCATGAGCGCTGCGGAGGCCCGCGAGCAGTTCGGTAGTGACACAAATGAGTAA